The nucleotide sequence TTTCCGTTTGGCTGTTGGCCGGAACGCCTTCTTCGTCCAAGTAACCGTCGTACTGACCGCGAACGGTGTGGTTGGCAAAATCGCCGCCGGTCATCGGGCGGATGCTGTGCAGCACCTTGACCTTTTCGTCGCGATTCATCGTCGAATCGTATTTCGCCGGCGGTTCCATCGCCGTGATCATCATCAGTTGCAACAGGTGATTCTGGAACATGTCGCGCAAGATGCCCGACGTGTCGTAATACCCGGCACGACGACCGATAACGACCTCCTCGGCCACCGTGATTTGGACGTGATCGACGTAGTTTCGATTCCACAGCGGTTCGAAAATCGTGTTCCCGAAACGCATCGCGAAGATGTTTTGAACCGTTTCTTTGCCCAAGTAATGATCGATACGATAGATCTGGTCTTCGCGAAAGACTTGGTGAATGGACTCGTTCAGTTTGCGGGCCGATTTCAAATCCGTACCGAACGGTTTTTCGATGATCACCCGACGATAGCCATCGCTGTCATCGGCCAACCCGGCGGCGCCAAGCTGACGAATGGCTTCTTCGTACAACTGGGGCATCGTCGACAGATAATACAGCCGTCCGTCGGCCGGCGTGTCTTCGATCTCGCTTAGAAACCCCGCCAATGCCGTGAAGTCTTCGGCGCTCTTGATGTCACCGGGTTGATAGAAGACGTGCTGACTGAATTGGTCCCACGTTTCGGCATCGAACAACTTGGGTGAAAACTTGGCCGTCGTTTCCCGCAGCGAATCCCGCCACTGCTGGTGTTCGAACTTGCTGCGTGACACGCCGACAATTCGCGTCGTCTTGGCCAAGCGTTTCTTGGCAAACATGCTATACAAGGCGGGAATCAGTTTTCGACTGGTCAGGTCGCCCGAAGCGCCAAAGATCACGATCGTGTCGGTCATGGTTCGCGATTGCTCCATCGGTTCCAAAAACGTCATCGATGCGAAACGGAACGATCCGCCGCTGCGTCCGCAGGATAGGCGACCAATCGTCGCAGCGGAACGGCACCAATTTTTGAAACGGCCGCCGGAAAGGTTCGCCCCATGCTTCAGCGTTTGGCCATCGCCGCGGTGCGAATGTATCAGACCACCATCAGCCCACTGATCGGTGCCAGTTGCCGCTACACGCCCACGTGCAGCGAATACACCGTCCAAGCGATTCAGAAATACGGTTTGTGCCGGGGAATTTGGAAAGGCGTCTGCCGCATCGCGCGGTGCCATCCTTTTTCCCGCGGCGGATATGACCCGCCCTGAAAATAGGACAGACCGCTCCGCCCGCGCTCCACAACTCTCACGGCCCGATTCCCTGGCCACCCGGCATACGTATGCGGCCAGCGATGAAAGCGCCGGCGGATGAAAGCGGACCGCCTGTGGTGCATAATGGGCGTTCTCGGCCGCGACGCGTGCCGCCCTACCTGAAACTTCGGTTTTCAATTCCCCAACATCTCTCCTGCCAGGATTTCACCGCCGTGACCCGGAAAGCTCTCGCCAAAACCTTGCCCCAACGCCTGTCTCGTCGCCAGTTCCATGGCATCGCCGGATCGGCGGCCGCATTGATGGTCCATTCGTCGGTATCGGCCGACAGCCCCAGCGGCGATATCGGCGTCGCGGTCTGCGGTGTCAACGGACGTGGCGGCAGCCACCTGGCCGCGTTCATGAAAGAACCGCGCACGGTCGTCAACGTGATCGTCGACATCGACGAAGCGGTGGGACAAAAACGTGCCAGCGAGGTCGAACGACAACAGGGCAAACGTCCCGTCGTGATCTCCGACGTCCGTGAAGCGGTCCAGCGGGATGACGTCAAAGTCGTCAGTTGTGCGACGCCGAACCACTGGCACGCATTGATCGGCGTTCTGGCGATGCAAAACGGCAAAGACGTCTATCTGGAAAAACCCATCAGCCACAACGTTCAAGAAGGCAGCGCCCTGGTGGCCGCCGCCAAGAAGTACGGCCGCATGTTGCAAACCGGCACCCAATGCCGCAGCAGCACCGCGTGCCAGGACGCAGTCGAGTTCATCAGGTCGGGCGGAATCGGCGAAGTCAAATTTGCACGCGGCCTGTGTTACAAACGCCGCAAGTCAATTGGCGCGTTGGGCGATTACGAGATCCCCGAACAAGTCGACTTTGATCTGTGGAGCGGTCCGGCCACGTTGACGGATCCCAAACTGACTCGGCAACGCTTCCATTACGATTGGCACTGGCAACGTCACTACGGCAACGGCGACTTGGGTAACCAAGGTCCCCACCAAACCGACATCGCGCGTTGGGGCTTGGGCGTCGACGTCCAACCCAATTCGATCCTGACCTATGGCGGTCGGCTGGGCTATCAAGCCGAACGTAACGACCCCAGCTATGTCGATGCCGGCGACACCGGAAACACCGAAGTTTCCATCTACGATTACGGCGATAAGTGCATCGTTTTCGAAACACGTGGTCTGTCAGTGGACAATTCCGCCGACGACGAAATCAACAAGCTATTCGGATTCTCCAAGGGCAACAAGATCGGCGTGATCTTCTACGGCAGCGAAGGATACTTGGCCCAAACCAGCTATGGCAGCTGCGAGGCGTTCGACAAGAACATGAATTCGATCAAGAAGTTCGGTCACCAGTCGAAGTACGGCGATGGGTTCAACCTGAACGACGATCACTTCATGAATTTCCTGGACGCCGTGCAAACCCGTGACGCTTCGGTGCTGCACGCCGACGCGAATACCGGCCACCTGTCGGCATCGGTCAGCCACCTGGGCAACATTTCGTACTACTTGGGTGAAGACAACAAGGTTTCACCGGACGAACTGAAGCAACAACTGGCCAGTGTGAAGAGCCTGGATGACAACATCGAAACGGCCAATCGCACCTTGAAGCATTTGACCGACAACGGCGTTGACCTGGACAAGTATCCGGTTTCATTGGGACCGCTGTTGAAGTTCGATCCGGAAACTGAAAAGTTCCTGAACAACGACCAGGCCAACGAATTGCTGACGCGGCAGTACCGCGACGGTTTTGAGGTCCCCGCACCGGCGGACGTTTGATCCGACCGCCCGCGATCCAGGTGGCTCCGGTCGTCTACAACGACCGGAGATAACTGATCCCGTCGGCCATTTCCGCCATCGCCGATTCGTCCGGCATGTCGGCGCGGCCGACAACAAAAGGGCCGCGATAGGGCAAATCTTCCAGTCGCCCCAGCAAGTTTGGAAAGTCCGCGGTCCCCTGACCTAAGGGGACCATCAATCCGCGGCCGGCGGCAAAATCCAGCACGCCGTCGACGGCGCAGACTAAGTGGATCCGATTGCCCAGCGCCGCGATCGCTTCATCGACATCAAATCGGTTGATGATCAATTGGCCGGGGTTCAACGCGGCGGCAATGAACGCTTGGTCGGACAGCCGCAGCATGCTTTCCAAATCGGGCCCGCTTTCGGATCCCGTTTCAGCGGCCAAGACCGCGCCGACGCGTGCGCCATAGCGTCCCAGGTCATCCAGGACCAATTGCAACTGCTGCATCTCCGGCGACAACGGCTGCGGCGTCTCTTCATCGCCATCGGTTTGTGGCATCGGTTGAACACGCCCGATTTGGTTGACCACCACCGGTGCCCCCAAGCGATAGGCGAACGACAACGCCTGCTTTGTCGCGTCGACGCGCCGTTCTAAATCACTCGGGTTGTCATATCCGCGCCGCGTTTGAAACCGGATCGCTGCGACCCTCAAATTCAAATCATCCAGCATTTTCCGCAATTGCCGAACGCCCGTGTCCGATAATTCCGAAGGCCGGACCGTCTGTCGGGCACAAAGTTCCACGGCATCGACCCGCAATGCCGCCGCGGCGATCAATGCTTTCTTGAGCCCGCCGGGGCGTCGGGTATCGATCGGAATGGCGTCCAGACGGACGGCCAGTTTCAGTTCTGCCATCGTTTTGGTCGGAAAAAAGAAGATTCCGGATTGTTCAGTTTCATGCTGCGGTGACGTCGCCCTGTCGTTTCCCTCAAGGATCGCGGCGAGGCAACCAGTCGACCGCCCACCGTTGTTTCATCCACATTCGTTTCACGCCAGACGCTGAAAGCCAACTTTGACCGCTCGGACGTCCCATGACCGCCGATGCGATACGTCGCGACGGTTGATGTCGACGACGACGCCGAAGGTCTGGAATTTCTTGCTGAGCGTATGGGCGGCGAAATTGGATCGGTGCCGACCGTCAATCCTAAGATCGCACCGGCGGTCCGACCATCAGGGATCACCTCTGCGCCGGGTCATGATCCTGATCGCAGGGCTCGTGTTCATGACCACCGGCAGTTTCGGCGTTGCCCAAGACCCCGCGGTGTCGTTTGAAAAGCGTGGTGACAACGATGCGTATCAAAACCGATTGACCGAATTGCTGTTCGGCAAACAAAGTCGGATGCCCGTTCGAATCAGCAGTTCGGCGCCGCTGCGTGGCCCCGACGTTCACGAAGGTCCGGCAGGTCTGAAGGGCTACGTTTGGGATTTCGGACGCACCAACGACAACGACCACGACCTTTGGCCCGACGGCTGGGGACGGCGTGAAGGCCGGGGATATCCCAACTACATCGAAATCGGAATCGAATCGGCCGGCAATCCGACAACCACTCTGCTTCGCAACATCGACGCTTGGTTGCTGGGACAGGAGGCCTACATCGACGTTTGGCAATGGGTGCGAAAAAACGTGCCCTTGGTCGCCTTGATCCAACCGCCGTCGCCGCAGCCGATCGTCATGATCAACCGGTTTGCCACCCATCCGGTGTTGCCGATCCTGCCGCCAACGCTGCCCGACTTGGCCGAAGACAACTATTTGCGGTTCCAGATGAACGGCGGCTTGGCAGAAGTCTGGTCCACGGTGGTGCCGACCAACCGGGCCTATCAGTACCAGTTCCGTTGTCGGGCAAAAACCACCGGATTGAAACACGATCAGGCGATCGCCGAATTGGTTTTCTTGGATGAAGCCGATCGAGAAGTGGACGTCCATGCGATGTCACCGATCACCGGCACCACGCCCTGGACCCAATACCAGATCGATCATATCCGTCCGCCCCAAACCGCATCCAAGATGCTGGTCCGTCTGCGCATCGAAGGCTCCGGGGACGGACTGCAGGACATTCGAGGCGAAATCGGATTCGACGAGATTCACATCGAACAGTTTCCGCAATTGCGAGTGGAAACGGATCGCGAACGCGGCGTTTACTGGGTGGACCAGCCGATCGACGTCACCGCTCGCGTGATGGGTCTGGGACACCACAACTTTTCGATTCGTTTCCGGATGCTGGATCAGTACGACCGCGAAATCGCAACCAAGCTGGTGCCCATTCGCCCCGGTGCCGCCTTTGTCGCCCGCGACTCCGGTGCAAACCCCAGTAACGCACCTTCCGATGCGAATCGTCTGATGGTTCGGCTGACCAGCCGCGACGACGTCCGCGTGGACTGGTCACCACCATTGCCGCCGCCGGGCTTTTATCGGTTCACCGCCGCGTTGGAAGACGGCCACCGGACCAGCTTGGCCAGTGAAACCACGGTCGCGGTCATCGATCGTTTGGTCGATCGTCCGGTCCGCGGCCCGTATGGATGGACGCTGGATAACTTTTCCGCCCGAACGGAAGACCGCCCTGATTTTTCGCCCGAATCGATCACTCAGTGGCTCCAGGCGTTGGGTGTTTCGCGAGTCAAAATCCCGGCTTGGCTTGGCCCTGATGATCACGAGGGTGCCGAACGTTTGACGCAACTGTTCCGCCGACTGCAGGATGCCGGCATCCAAACGGTGGGCATGCTGGACGTCCCACCCCGCAGCCGCCTGTCGATGTACGACCTGCGCGGTGCCGATGACGAAGTTGCCGCACAGTTGTTCCGAGATGAAAAGGTCTGGCAATCGGAATTGGAACCGGTGATGACGCGGTTGACTTTGAAGTGCCGGGTCTGGCAATTGGGGGCCGACGGGGACCACAGCTTCCTGGGTCGCCCCGGACTGCGTGATTCGGTCCAGGAGATTTCGCGTGGGTTGCAAGGATTCGGCCAGCCACTGGATCTGGCGTTGTCATGGCCTTGGTTGGAACCGTTGCCGCCGCCGGAAGAAACGTCTTGGCAAGCCAATTGCCGAACGTTGGATCTGCCAATGACCAACGATGAATTGCACGAAGTCCTCACGCGAAACGAATCGACTCGCAAGCTGGGACCGCGGACGTGGATGCTGATGGACCCGATTCGCAAGGACCAGTATTCACGTGACGCACGCATTCTGGATCTGGTGTTGCGGATGGCGACGATTCGAAATCACCGTGTGGAAGCTTCCTTTGTCAGCCGACCAACCGATACCGAAAGCGGACTGTTGCGTCCCAACGGGCGCCCCGGCGAACTGTTGCTGCCCTGGCGTACGACGTCACGTTTGCTGGGCGATCTGCGATACATCGGTTCGATCGAAATGCGCAGCGGCGCCCAAAACGCGGTCTTCGCCGGCAACGGCCGCGCCGTGATGATGGTCTGGTCGGACCAGCCGACCCAAGAAGAAATGTACTTGGGTGATCAACCACGACAAATCGACGTCTGGGGACGTTCCAATCGATTGCAAGAATCCCCCGGTCGCGAACATCCGGTGCATCGCTTTGTCATTGGCAAGACACCGACGTTCTTGGTCGACATCGATCCCACACTGATCGCCTTCCGCATGTCGGTGGCATTGCAGCCCGCACAACTCGACAGCCTGCTGGGCATCAGCCAGCCGATCGTGGTCAGCTATTCCAACCCGACCGATGTCAGCTTGCTGGGCACGTTACGGATGATCGGCCCGGATTCATGGCAGGTTCAATCGCCGCTGCGTCCGTGGGAAATTTTGCCGCATAAAGGCGCCCGCGAGGTGTTCAATGTCATCTTGGAAAACGACACCACCGTCGGCGATTACGAGATCCCCATTCGGTTCCAATTCCAAACCACGCCGCCACGTTCCATCACCGTATACCGTGACATCCACATCGGTCCCGAAGGCTTGGAATTGCAGGCGACCACGCGGATGGTCGGGTCGGAAATGCTAGTCCAGTTGGAATTGACCAATTCGGGACCGCGAACCCGCACGTATCAGTTCATCCTGTTTCCGCGAAACGGACGCCAAGACAAACGTCTGATCTTGAGCGTCCAACCAGGCAAGACCGTGAAGCGTTTCTTTGGACTTGAAGACGGCGAAGAACTGGTGGGTCAAACAATGTGGCTTCGCGCGATCGAACAAGATTCCGATCGCGTGCTGAACTACACAATCACTGGCACGCGTTAAGACGGGTTCAGACAACGCGGTTCGCTGCCGCAACAAAAATCAACGTCTAGTCGTCCGAATCGTTCCGCCAGAGGTGCGACTGGCCGATCAAACCTTCCAGGTCGGCAAAGTAATTCGGATAGGTCTTTGCGGTGCAGGCGGGGTTTTCAATCTGGATGCCAGGAATCCGCAGTCCGACCAAAGCCAGACTCATCGCCATCCGGTGATCGTGATACGTGGCCAAGCGGATCGGCGGCGCGTCCTCGCTGCGGCAAACCTGCGTTTCAGTTAGGGGGTGAATCGTCATGCCGTCATCATGTTCTTCGACGGTCGCGCCCAGCTTTCGAAGTTCGCACGCCAAATCGCCAATCCGGTCGGTTTCTTTGAACCGGTTGTGCGCCACGCCTCGCACGCGGGTCGGCCCGTCGGCAAACAGGGCGACAACGGCAAGCGTTTGAACGGTGTCGCTGATTGCATTCATGTCGACATCGATGCCGGTCAGTCGTTGGCCGGGCGGGACACCTTGGACCGTCAGGTGGCCGTCGGACTTTTCAACAGCACAGCCCATCTTGGCCAAGACATCAACCAAGCCGACGTCGCCCTGCAACGCATCCGGTGACAATCCTTGCACCGTGACTTTGCCGCCCGTGATTGCCGCCGTGGCCCAAAAATAACTGGCGGCCGACGCATCGGGTTCGATGTCATAGTCGACCGGTCGGTAGGCAACCGGTTCGATGACGACTTTCAGCGCCGCATCGCCCGATTCGGCTTGCGAATCCTGCAGATGCACCACCGCACCAAAGTCCGCCATCACTTTGGCCGTCATGTCGACGTAGGGCCGCGATACCAATTCGCCAGACACTTCGATAACGGTGGGCTGGCCGGACGCGGCGATGGGTCCGGCCATCATCAATCCACTCAGGTACTGGCTACTGACGCTGCCACGGACTTTCAATTGGTGGCCATTCCATCCGCGGCCTTCCATGCAAACCGGCGGGCACCCGCCATCGGATTCGGTCACGATGCGGCCGTCGATGACCGATGCGATGGCGTCCGTCAAATCGCCGATCGGTCTCTGGTGCATCCGCGGCACGCCCGACAGACGATAGTCACCGCCGGCGGCCGACAGCGCGGCGGTCAGAAAGCGGATCGTCGTCCCGCTGTTGGCGATGAACAGTTCGGCCGGCCCGTCGCCTTTGGCGGATGCATTGGAATCGCCAAGACGTCCGCCAACGGTGATCTCCGTACCGTCGCCGGAAACGTCGATGTCCCAACCGACTTGGCGAAGCGCCGCGACCATGACCTCGGTGTCTTCGCTTCGCAAAGCGCCATGCAACACCGCCGGTGATTCGCCAACTGAAAACGCCGCACAGATCAACGCCCGGTTGGTCAAGCTTTTGCTGCCCGGCGGCCGGATCGCCCCGACCACCGGTGGCGATGGCCGCACCTCCACGGTGCAATTCGTCGACGCGTGATCGATCGACGACTTTTCCGCGGCGGAGTCGTCGGAGTGTTGCGAACCGGAGGGGGCAGATTCAGATCTTGTCATCAGTCGACGGCTGTGTGTCGTGCCGCCGAAGCGGACGCCGAAAAACGCGTCGGATCAGTGAGGACAATTAAAGACCAAAATCAAACGGCCACCGACGCGTCATGGTCCGGAATGATCAGGGCCCCCACGATCATCAACGCCAGCGTGCTCATGTGAAAAATCCATGCGTCGTCGCAAACGATGACCGTTCGGAGGGTGACGATCGTAATCACCAACAGGCAGGCGAAAAACCGCCGTTGTGCCTTTGCCAACGACTCTCCGCTGGCCAATTTCGCACTCAACAGCGTGGAAACCCCGATCACAGGCATCGCCATCGTGCTAAGCACTGACGCCATCAACGTGGAATCCAGCAATAAATTGGTTGCCAACGACAGTGATCCGCAGACCGTTTCGAACAGCATGGGCGAAAATCCTTTTTCGCGACATGAACAGAAGATAAGCCAAAGGCGTTGTCGCAAGTCCCCCCGGATCGGCGAAACATCGACTTGAGTGATTTTGCAAAATTTTCCGGAATTTCCTCAAGATCGCTTCATCCGTCAAATTCGACGCAATCGTCACAGTTTGACTCAGGCGACGGCACCACGGCGGTCGATCAAACCCGACAAGCCGCCGATGCACCGCGTTGCCGGCCCGTTCCGAGCATCACGCACCCGAATTCGGCACCTCCCCCAAACGCCTCCGTCGACCGCCATGTTCACCCGACCAGATCGACCGATTCCAACGATCATCCGTCGTCCCCGACCGGCACAGGGCCCATCACGCGGCATCACCACAGCAACGCCGCCGCGTGCGGTCCGCCGTGCAAAGTGGCTGGCGATTGCCTTGGCCGCGACCACCCTGACGGGATGCAGACTGTGTTCGACCTGTGAAATGGAAGACTACTCGGCATACGGCGGCATCTGGGAACGAACACAACGCGACAGCGGGCGGGTGGGCAGCCTGTTCGATCCTGCGGGCGTTCGTGGTGCCAGCCTGGCCAGCAAATCGGACCCGCCGTCGGCCGCCGAACTGGAACGACGTCGACAGCAATCTTTTGCCGAACCCGAATCCGGCGGCGATGGATCATCCGGCGATATCGACAACGGATCGCAAGGTGACGCCCCGCCAAGCAACGGGGACAGCCCGGATGTCGACGCTGCACCCAAGCCCGACTTGGAAGAACTGAAACTGGAAGACATCGACGTCACGATGAAGCCGCTGGAGTTCCCGCGTCTGCACTGACCGATTCGATCCTGGTTGGCGGGACGCCAGAAAACGACGGTCCCGCCTGAATCGGGCTAGTCCGGTTGGGCATCAGCCCAGCGACGCAAACAATCCGCCGTCGCGCCCCGGCCGTCGGCCATGATTTGTTCCGGTGTCCCGGTGGCAACCACTTGGCCACCGTTTTCCGCCGCGCCCGGCCCCAAATCGATCAGATAGTCGGCCGCCCGCATCATCAGCGGATGGTGTTCGACGACGATCATCGAATGTCCGTCGGCGATCAAGGCGTCAAAACAGTCCACCAACCGGACGATGTCCGCAAAATGCAATCCGGTGGTCGGTTCGTCCATGATGAACAACGTCTTGCGTTTCGTCTGGCTGGCCAAAAACGCGGCCAGCTTCAACCGCTGACCTTCGCCACTGGAAAGCGTCGTCGCCCCTTGGCCAAGCGTGACATAGTCCAACCCGACGTCGATCATGCGTTTCAAACGCGATTGGACTTTGGCGTGTCCGCGAAAAAAGTGGTACGCCTGGTTGACCGTCATCGCCAACACATCGGCGATGCTGCGATCGCGATAATGGGCCTGCAGAATCTCGGGACGGAATCGTGTCCCGCGGCATTCGGGACACTGCATGCTGACGTCCGCCAAGAACTGCATGTCGACTTCTAAGACGCCCGCACCTTCACAGCGTGGGCATTGGCCTTTGCTGCTGTTGAAGCTGAAGTGCCCCGGGGTCAGGTTCATCGTTTTGGCTTGGACGGTTTCCGCAAAGACCTTGCGAATCGGATCAAACGCTTTGACAAAGGTCACCGGACAACTGCGGGCGCTGCGGCTGATCGGTGACTGATCGACCAACAGACAATCATTCAGCCCGACCAAGCCCCCGATCGATTCCAACGGCAAGACATCACCGGATCGATCGACCGCTCGTGTCCCCAAGGCCGCGCACACTGCCGGATACAACGTGTCGTGCACCAGCGAACTTTTGCCGCTGCCCGAAACACCGGTGACCAGACACATCACGCCCCGCGGAATGTCGACATCGATGGATTGCAAGTTGTGTCCATCGGCACCGCGGATTTGGATCCATCCGGTCGGTTTTCGCGGTGTGCGGTGCGTCAACGTCCTGCCGGATTCGCGACGCAGATATCCCGCGGTGATCGATTGACGGCTGCGCAGCAGTTGTTTGGGGGTCCCGTCAAAGACGACTTCGCCACCGCCGACGCCCGCTTCCGGACCGATTTCGATCACGCGATCGGCCAAACGTATCAGCGTTTCATCGTGTTCAACGACGACCACGGTGTTGCCGCGATTCTGCAACCGGACGATGGATTCGACCAATTGGTCCACGTCGGCCGGATGCAACCCCGCGGTCGGTTCGTCCAGAACATACAGCATGTTGATCAGGTCGCTGCCCAACGCGCCGGTCAACGCCACCCGCTGAGTTTCGCCTCCGGATAAAGTCCGCAGCGTCCGGTCCAACTGCAAGTAGCCCAGACCCACCGAGTCCAAGAACTGCAAGCGGCGGGTGATCTGATGCACCGGCTCCGATGCAATGTCTTGTTTGGTTCCTTGCCATTGCATTGCGTTCAAGAAATCACCGACATGCGATGCCGACATGGCCATCACATCGGCAATTGATTGGTCACCGATTCGGTAAGCCAACACTTCGTCGCGCAGCCGTTTCCCGTGACAATCCGGACAGGTCCGATAGCTGCGATAGCGTGAAGCAAAAATGCGGATGTGCATTTTGTACTTTTTGCGATCCAACCAAGCAAAGAATCCGTCCAGCCCGCCAAAGTCGCGTTCGGGTACACCGCCGATGATCCACTTCAGATGCTTCTTCTTCAGCTTTTTGAACGGAACATCCACCGGGATGTCATAGTCGTCGGCCAAAGCCAACAGCTCATCCAACTCGTGACGATAAGACGGCGTATTCCACGGTGCGATCGCGCCTTCGGCGATCGACTTGTCACGATCCGGGACCACCAAGTCCATATCCACGTCGACGACATCGCCGAAGCCTTCGCAGGTCGGGCAGGCCCCCAGCGGATGATTGAAATTGAACAACCGTGGTACGGGATCAGGAAAATCAATGTCACAGGATTCGCAGCGTCGCGACCGGCTGATCACTCGCCGTTGAAACGACCGCCCGTCCACTTCCATCACCGATGCGGACCAGGGTTCGGCGTTGAAATCATCCGGCGTTTGCGCCAACACGACGGCTTTGCCATAGCCTTCGGTCATCGCGGTTTCCAGCGATTCGGTCAGCCGGCTGAGATCATCACGGCCGGAAACACGGTCGACCACCACGATCGCTTCGGTTCCACCACGCCCCACTTTGGCCGCCATCGGACGTCGGTCTTCGTCAGACAGCCGGAACGTCTGGCCTCCGATGATCAGCCGGACATAACCTTCCTGCTGCAATCCCAACAGGATCTCCGATGCGTCCTTGCGATTGGGTAGATGCACCGGGAACCCGATCACCGAACGAGTCGAATCGCCCAGCGACCGCATTTGCGCGGCTACCGTTTCCGGATCGTCGGCCACCACCGGCTTGCCACAGGACGGGCAAATCAGATCGGCGGCCTTGGCGAACAACAACCGCAAGTGATCGGCAATGTCGGTGGCGGTGGCGACGGTGCTGCGGTTCGTCTTGGTGGTGCCTTTGCGTGTGACCGCCAAAGCCGGTGGGATACCGGTGATTTGATCACAGTCGGGCTTGTCCAAACGTTCCAGATACTGCCGCGCGTATGCGGAAAAACTTTCGATGTAACACCGCTGGCCTTCGGCATACAAAGTGTCCAGGGCCAGCGACGTCTTCCCGCTGCCCGACAGCCCACACACGGCCACCAGCGCACCGTGCGGAATGTCCACATCGATATTCTTCAGGTTGTGAACGCGGCATCCCCGCACCCCGATGACAGATCCAGCCAAACGAATTTCCCGTGTCGTCGATCGTTCGCGTCAAAAAGACATTTCTTGCGGCCATCGGTGGCGATTGTTCGCCGACCGGCAAAGGTCCGCAATTGTGGCGGCATTGTTTCGGGTCAACAATGGTCGACCTGACCGGCCGCGATCCCGCGGTGAACCATCCCGCTGAAACGAACCACCGATCGCCCACTCGATCCCTTTTGCCGTTGCCCCCCGGCCGGCGTGTACCACGAGCCCATCGCATGAGCACCAGCGAACCCCGCGTTTCATCATCCGATGCCGACACCCCCGCCGGTGTCCGCACCGACCGCCTAGCGCCGACGCCACGGCTGTCCAGTCGCGGTCTGTCGATTGCGTTGTTGATGACCTGCCTGTTGCCGCTTTGTGGGCTCAGCCTGTACGCCGTTTTGTTCGGCCGGGCGGCACAGCACACGCTGGATGTCGACGTCCAACTGGACCGTCGCGCGGTTCCCGCCGTGGGCGGCGGCGGTGCGTTTTTGACCGAAGTGGTTGTGATCGAAAACCAGTCGGATCAGGATATCCCCAACCTGACGGTCGATTTAAACGGACAGTATTTCCTGTACCAAGACGCACCACTGTCGCAGGGCGACACGCTGGTCGTGCCGCAAAACATCT is from Crateriforma conspicua and encodes:
- a CDS encoding COG1470 family protein, which gives rise to MTTGSFGVAQDPAVSFEKRGDNDAYQNRLTELLFGKQSRMPVRISSSAPLRGPDVHEGPAGLKGYVWDFGRTNDNDHDLWPDGWGRREGRGYPNYIEIGIESAGNPTTTLLRNIDAWLLGQEAYIDVWQWVRKNVPLVALIQPPSPQPIVMINRFATHPVLPILPPTLPDLAEDNYLRFQMNGGLAEVWSTVVPTNRAYQYQFRCRAKTTGLKHDQAIAELVFLDEADREVDVHAMSPITGTTPWTQYQIDHIRPPQTASKMLVRLRIEGSGDGLQDIRGEIGFDEIHIEQFPQLRVETDRERGVYWVDQPIDVTARVMGLGHHNFSIRFRMLDQYDREIATKLVPIRPGAAFVARDSGANPSNAPSDANRLMVRLTSRDDVRVDWSPPLPPPGFYRFTAALEDGHRTSLASETTVAVIDRLVDRPVRGPYGWTLDNFSARTEDRPDFSPESITQWLQALGVSRVKIPAWLGPDDHEGAERLTQLFRRLQDAGIQTVGMLDVPPRSRLSMYDLRGADDEVAAQLFRDEKVWQSELEPVMTRLTLKCRVWQLGADGDHSFLGRPGLRDSVQEISRGLQGFGQPLDLALSWPWLEPLPPPEETSWQANCRTLDLPMTNDELHEVLTRNESTRKLGPRTWMLMDPIRKDQYSRDARILDLVLRMATIRNHRVEASFVSRPTDTESGLLRPNGRPGELLLPWRTTSRLLGDLRYIGSIEMRSGAQNAVFAGNGRAVMMVWSDQPTQEEMYLGDQPRQIDVWGRSNRLQESPGREHPVHRFVIGKTPTFLVDIDPTLIAFRMSVALQPAQLDSLLGISQPIVVSYSNPTDVSLLGTLRMIGPDSWQVQSPLRPWEILPHKGAREVFNVILENDTTVGDYEIPIRFQFQTTPPRSITVYRDIHIGPEGLELQATTRMVGSEMLVQLELTNSGPRTRTYQFILFPRNGRQDKRLILSVQPGKTVKRFFGLEDGEELVGQTMWLRAIEQDSDRVLNYTITGTR
- the aroA gene encoding 3-phosphoshikimate 1-carboxyvinyltransferase → MTRSESAPSGSQHSDDSAAEKSSIDHASTNCTVEVRPSPPVVGAIRPPGSKSLTNRALICAAFSVGESPAVLHGALRSEDTEVMVAALRQVGWDIDVSGDGTEITVGGRLGDSNASAKGDGPAELFIANSGTTIRFLTAALSAAGGDYRLSGVPRMHQRPIGDLTDAIASVIDGRIVTESDGGCPPVCMEGRGWNGHQLKVRGSVSSQYLSGLMMAGPIAASGQPTVIEVSGELVSRPYVDMTAKVMADFGAVVHLQDSQAESGDAALKVVIEPVAYRPVDYDIEPDASAASYFWATAAITGGKVTVQGLSPDALQGDVGLVDVLAKMGCAVEKSDGHLTVQGVPPGQRLTGIDVDMNAISDTVQTLAVVALFADGPTRVRGVAHNRFKETDRIGDLACELRKLGATVEEHDDGMTIHPLTETQVCRSEDAPPIRLATYHDHRMAMSLALVGLRIPGIQIENPACTAKTYPNYFADLEGLIGQSHLWRNDSDD
- the uvrA gene encoding excinuclease ABC subunit UvrA, which produces MRGCRVHNLKNIDVDIPHGALVAVCGLSGSGKTSLALDTLYAEGQRCYIESFSAYARQYLERLDKPDCDQITGIPPALAVTRKGTTKTNRSTVATATDIADHLRLLFAKAADLICPSCGKPVVADDPETVAAQMRSLGDSTRSVIGFPVHLPNRKDASEILLGLQQEGYVRLIIGGQTFRLSDEDRRPMAAKVGRGGTEAIVVVDRVSGRDDLSRLTESLETAMTEGYGKAVVLAQTPDDFNAEPWSASVMEVDGRSFQRRVISRSRRCESCDIDFPDPVPRLFNFNHPLGACPTCEGFGDVVDVDMDLVVPDRDKSIAEGAIAPWNTPSYRHELDELLALADDYDIPVDVPFKKLKKKHLKWIIGGVPERDFGGLDGFFAWLDRKKYKMHIRIFASRYRSYRTCPDCHGKRLRDEVLAYRIGDQSIADVMAMSASHVGDFLNAMQWQGTKQDIASEPVHQITRRLQFLDSVGLGYLQLDRTLRTLSGGETQRVALTGALGSDLINMLYVLDEPTAGLHPADVDQLVESIVRLQNRGNTVVVVEHDETLIRLADRVIEIGPEAGVGGGEVVFDGTPKQLLRSRQSITAGYLRRESGRTLTHRTPRKPTGWIQIRGADGHNLQSIDVDIPRGVMCLVTGVSGSGKSSLVHDTLYPAVCAALGTRAVDRSGDVLPLESIGGLVGLNDCLLVDQSPISRSARSCPVTFVKAFDPIRKVFAETVQAKTMNLTPGHFSFNSSKGQCPRCEGAGVLEVDMQFLADVSMQCPECRGTRFRPEILQAHYRDRSIADVLAMTVNQAYHFFRGHAKVQSRLKRMIDVGLDYVTLGQGATTLSSGEGQRLKLAAFLASQTKRKTLFIMDEPTTGLHFADIVRLVDCFDALIADGHSMIVVEHHPLMMRAADYLIDLGPGAAENGGQVVATGTPEQIMADGRGATADCLRRWADAQPD